Genomic DNA from Pelosinus sp. UFO1:
CCTTCTAGCAATACTGCACCTGTTGCGCCGTTAGCAATATTAGTTAATGCAATGCCACATATCTTCCCTAACGGAATTACTTGTCCTACCACAATATCTGCTGTAGCCGTGTAGTCAATGCTTCTATCATCTTGCATAAAAGTAAATTCTTTAGCCATATTATTTAATTCCTCCTAATTTTAATAGGCCGTAAATACTACGGCCTTAATTTATTACACTCCTACGTTTTTATAGAATCCACGGAAGTCTAGCGCACTTACGCCAACGTCATGCCGAATACGGTACTCCATACCGTCCACATCAAAACCAACACGCGATTCCATAACTGGGGTATCTACGCCGTTAAGATAATTGACCTCGATAGTATCTACTAGTCCAGGGTTAGCCGCTAAGTACCATCCTGTAGCATTTGTTAGCATAGCGTCAGAAACTAAAGTTAATTTATTGAAAAATGGATTCATTGTCTGGTTTGATTTAGTAGGATCAACACTTGAACCTATAAGTTGAGACCCTGTTACCATTAAATCAACTGGAACAATTAAAAACTCAGGATCAATGTTCAAATATTCTTTTTTACCAATGTTTTGTTGTTTACGCATCAAAGCAGCGGCTACACCTAAAGAAATTACCGACATTGCAGTACCAGTCCCTGTTAAATTTCCATGGTTAGCGTGGAACAGTGCTACATTGTCTAATGTTATAGCAGCATTATTGTTTAAAATATCATATACCATGCGATTAATCATGCGCTTAGCCGCCATGGAATACTTATTAGGTAAAGTAGATAATGCGCTCATATCATCATTGATGATAGCTTGGCGAGATAATGACCATTTACGACCATACGTGCCGAGTTGAACAGTGCTTTTACCTTCACTGACTTCAGCGTGTTTAAATTCACCCAGTTCTGTTAATGGCTTCAATTCGTCTGCTTCAGATAGGCGCAATCTGGTAGCTGTTTTAAAATCAGACAAGCTACCTTTACGTGTCCAAGTCTGAAATGTAGTTTGTGCAGCATTGTATGCCTGTGACATTGATTTATTGGCGATGTTAGCCAAGATATTAGGAAAATCAGAAGTTCCAGTGATTGCGTCGCGCACAAGCCCCATAGGATCATTGTACCCTGCACGTTTTCCTGTTTGACGTTCATAGCAATCACGAGCAAGGTCTAAAAGCTTCATACCTCGGAAATTTTCTGCTCCTGTTGCTGGTTTTTCATTAGTTAAGCCGCAACGCATAGCAAGTCCATCAGTAACGGCTGCTCGGAACTTATCGGCTTCGTCAGCGCCGACAGAGAAGTTAGGTCTTGCTGTTCTTTCTGCTTGTATTTTTTCAAGAATTGCAGACCGAACTTGATCGACTGTTTTACCTTCAGTGATATATGTTGACGGATCAACATCAAAATTACGACACATGGTCGTAATTTCAGTGGTACGTGTTCTTTCCTGCTCGATGGCGGCAGAGCGAATAGCATCCGCAGCCTCTTGTGCTTTTCTTGTTTTTTCTGCTTCAATAGCGGCCAATTGTTCTGGTGTCATATTAAAATCACTCCTCATTTCTTCTTCTGAATTACAATCGCAAGGAATATTACCGCATTTTTCGCAACTCACAGTAAGTTCCTTGCTTCTACCAACACCAACAGATGAATCTGCTGGAATAGTCACAATAGATATTTCAATAACCTTCCATTTACGGGCAACATAACAAGGTCCAGCAAAGCGCCCATCACTAGACATAGCATTAGCCTCTACATATTCCCAATCTTCTGGTTCAACACTATATCTGCAACTAACTGCTTTCAGAGTTCCACTAATTACTTTTTTAAAGTACTTATCACTTTCCTCATCATCGTCGAATCTAACTACTGCTTCTCCTCGATAATTAACAATAACAGCGGACTCAATTCCACCTATCGGTAAGTCCCAATTATGATTAAATAACAGTACACCAATGCTATTTAATTGAGTCAAATCGCAAGCACCTGGAGAGTGATCAAGTATCTCAATATCTCCCCATCTAACTACTTCCGTAGTCTCACTCGAAAAAGATAGAGGAACTGTTCTTTTTTCAATATCAATACCTGCTTTTTCGAATGTCATACTACGTTGCAACGGTTCCTTATTGCCCCATGCGGGGTTTTTATTCCTCTGCGCCATCTTGCGCACCAACTCCTTTCGTTGTTTGATTTGGCGGATCTTCGAATAGTGAAGGATCTAACGGCTGTTGATCTTGTATATAAATATCTAATTCCAGTCCTAATTCTTCAGCCATTGCTTTTTCAGTTGCAGCCTGTTCTAAAACCTCCTGCCAGTCCTTGCCTTGCGTCCCACAAACCTCTGCAAGCGTTGTAATACCGGCTTTTAATTCCTCTTTGCTTGCATTAACCTCTTTTAGCGGATCAATCCACGTCCATCCAGGTGTTACCCATACGCAATCAAAGTATCGTTCTTGATCACTAAAAAAGTCTGGGGCATTTATCAGACCCGCTAATACGCAAGCTGTAATAAATTCCTCCCAGACAGGCTGGCAAAAGTGTGTAATTAAAAAACGTTGTATCGGTATGAATGTTTTTCTATCTTCCAGCAGGTTTTGACGTGCTGCAGAAAAATTACCATCAATTTTACGGGTTACAACGTCAGCAGAAAGACCAACACCAGCAGCTGTCTTTCTTGATTGTATTTCTACGTATTCACGAGCAGTACCAGCATTGCGCTTTGGCTCAGCAAAGGTCATTTTTTGCCCTGGTCGCAAATATTGCACTATGCCTGGTGTGAGATTATCAAGCTTTTGACCTTTATCATTTGTCATTGTTCTGCCAGTAGTTTGTCCGTCATCCGTTTCCACGAAAGCAGCAAAGCA
This window encodes:
- a CDS encoding prohead protease/major capsid protein fusion protein, which codes for MAQRNKNPAWGNKEPLQRSMTFEKAGIDIEKRTVPLSFSSETTEVVRWGDIEILDHSPGACDLTQLNSIGVLLFNHNWDLPIGGIESAVIVNYRGEAVVRFDDDEESDKYFKKVISGTLKAVSCRYSVEPEDWEYVEANAMSSDGRFAGPCYVARKWKVIEISIVTIPADSSVGVGRSKELTVSCEKCGNIPCDCNSEEEMRSDFNMTPEQLAAIEAEKTRKAQEAADAIRSAAIEQERTRTTEITTMCRNFDVDPSTYITEGKTVDQVRSAILEKIQAERTARPNFSVGADEADKFRAAVTDGLAMRCGLTNEKPATGAENFRGMKLLDLARDCYERQTGKRAGYNDPMGLVRDAITGTSDFPNILANIANKSMSQAYNAAQTTFQTWTRKGSLSDFKTATRLRLSEADELKPLTELGEFKHAEVSEGKSTVQLGTYGRKWSLSRQAIINDDMSALSTLPNKYSMAAKRMINRMVYDILNNNAAITLDNVALFHANHGNLTGTGTAMSVISLGVAAALMRKQQNIGKKEYLNIDPEFLIVPVDLMVTGSQLIGSSVDPTKSNQTMNPFFNKLTLVSDAMLTNATGWYLAANPGLVDTIEVNYLNGVDTPVMESRVGFDVDGMEYRIRHDVGVSALDFRGFYKNVGV